A window of the Henckelia pumila isolate YLH828 chromosome 3, ASM3356847v2, whole genome shotgun sequence genome harbors these coding sequences:
- the LOC140890059 gene encoding GDSL esterase/lipase At2g04570-like — protein sequence MMKPALTVILLISCSLIILLFTSSFGAAVSAAASKVPAIIVFGDSSVDSGNNNQISTLLKSNFRPYGRDFYGGRPTGRFSNGRIPPDFVSEKFGLKPYVPAFLDPWYNVTDFATGVCFASAGTGFDNATSNVLNVIPLWKQVEYYKIYQEALRANIGDTKSEYIIKEALYLISLGTNDFLENYYSFPSTRSRYTLEQYQDFLIDIAERFIKQIYDLGARKMSLTGLPPMGCLPLERATNLVDGKGGGCMNGYNEVALRFNAKLDGLVNRMNEEMEGIRVVFSDPYGVFLQMIRNPSSFGFEVSSVACCATGMFEMGYLCDELNPFTCRDANKYVFWDSFHPTQQTSRIIVEYLIQNSLHQFL from the exons ATGATGAAGCCAGCTTTGACAGTAATACTACTAATTTCCTGCAGTCTCATTATTTTGTTATTCACTTCAAGTTTCGGTGCTGCCGTCTCCGCCGCTGCTTCAAAGGTTCCGGCCATTATCGTGTTCGGAGACTCGTCCGTTGATTCCGGGAACAACAACCAGATATCGACTTTGTTGAAGAGCAATTTCCGGCCGTATGGCCGTGATTTCTACGGCGGAAGGCCGACCGGGAGGTTTTCCAACGGCCGAATACCGCCGGACTTTGTTTCGGAGAAGTTTGGCCTGAAGCCTTACGTGCCTGCTTTCTTGGATCCTTGGTACAATGTAACTGATTTTGCCACCGGAGTTTGCTTTGCTTCTGCTGGTACTGGTTTTGACAATGCTACTTCTAATGTGCTT AATGTAATACCACTATGGAAGCAAGTGGAGTACTACAAAATATACCAAGAAGCCCTAAGAGCCAACATAGGAGACACAAAAAGCGAGTACATAATCAAAGAGGCTCTATATTTAATCAGCTTAGGAACAAATGACTTCCTAGAAAACTACTACAGTTTCCCTAGCACGAGGTCCAGATACACCCTTGAGCAGTACCAAGACTTCCTAATTGACATTGCAGAGAGATTCATCAAGCAGATTTACGATTTAGGGGCTCGTAAAATGTCGCTAACGGGGCTTCCTCCGATGGGTTGCCTGCCACTGGAGAGGGCTACTAATCTTGTTGATGGGAAAGGAGGAGGTTGTATGAATGGATACAATGAAGTTGCTTTGCGTTTCAATGCTAAATTGGATGGTTTGGTGAATAGGATGAATGAAGAGATGGAGGGTATTCGGGTTGTTTTCTCTGATCCTTATGGAGTCTTCTTGCAAATGATAAGGAACCCTTCTTCATTTG GGTTTGAAGTGTCGTCAGTTGCATGTTGTGCCACGGGAATGTTTGAGATGGGATACTTGTGCGATGAATTGAATCCATTTACATGTCGAGATGCAAACAAATACGTGTTTTGGGATTCTTTCCATCCCACACAGCAAACTAGTCGGATTATCGTTGAGTACTTGATCCAAAATTCTTTGCATCAATTTTTATAA